In the genome of Hydra vulgaris chromosome 06, alternate assembly HydraT2T_AEP, the window gtcaccagctaacaaaaataacagtaatAGAAATGCGCACAGTcggtatagataaaaaaaactcccATTATTTGTAATGAcgttattatatagttaatgattTGTAAATTTCTACTCTCGCCgattgtttgaaaatttaatactcaaaaaatgtaaaaattttaaactttaaaaaagtggcGCGAGTATAAATAgtcatccaaaataaaaaaataaaaaaaccttatcaAGAAAACAATACCTTGGGAATATTTTATGACACACCGCGTATTAAAATCATTTCAGGAGAGTCAACTTTGACTCCgcgtattaaaattattttaggagAGTCAAATTTGACTCtcctgaaataattttattacgcGGAGTGTCATAAAATATTCCCAAAGTATTGTTttcttaataagatttttttattttttatcatgaGATGGGCTAATGAATACAATGCCAATGTAAACACGGAAATATAAAATGGCATCACCCGGAAATAATATTACTGTTTTCTTTGAAGTATTTGGCAAagttcaaagtatttttttgttaaagtttttatttaaatatagaacaaaatagtttattgtttACAAGAAAGTATGTCCCCAGTTTACAAGAAAGTATGTCCCCATGTCACCGTTATCCCcagtacttttttaaattttgtacgACATACTCCCTGTTTTTCCTTATTTCCCaatcaaagaaaataatttttttcttctttgtatTACAAAAGTAAGAAAGCTGTAAACGTATATATAacgttataaaattttaaaacaatgaaatagTAAGGCTCCTTTAAAGTTCATAAAATTGTCACTTACCAATAACTGCAACATTTTTGAGGTATACTGACTCCAATTCATTTTAATACAGGGAAATCAAAGTGTCCATACATCAACTGCTTTATAAAAGGATATGTGCAACAAAATGTAGACAAAGTGTGAtgctttacaaaattttaaagcattcCGATTAATTTATTCCTCAATATAAATCCGTTGTTGATGtgtagataaatttttttatggataGACATTTCACTGTGTCTACCCATAAAAACATTAGTCAGTTATGTTTGTATACATacattacattttataaataaaaattatgatggaaagtaaaaattttatcaagtaaGCACAAAAcaagttaaggtaaaaatacaCTGTATAAGCAGTAAAAAATTActaggaaataaaaaaatctgaatctCATCTCATAATTCCTTTTGTATTTTCGCATATAtgtattgcatttttaaatattgtatatattatgcATTCTATATATTCGAAAGTAATATGTTAGTTATTCtaattaaattgattattttttttgggtccattttgataatttgtcatttattctttatataataataatatatatatatatatacagataacATTCAGAAGTATTATTATAgctttaaatgtaaagaatctgaagaaatttttcattcaaaacaaGAGCAGTGGCAGATCCAGGGGTGGGGGATAGGGTTATTCACTCTCCCTCCTCACCAGAATCTGAAAGTCCTAAAATCTCTCATCAATCAATCAGTATATTTTTCGATGAAAGATCTTACCATCAAggtcatttacaaatatttaaaaactaatcttatataaataccatgaaattatattattaatacaaataatgataataattataatgataatagaTTAACagttataagaataataataaggttatataataataaaccaatatcaatttataaataaataaaaattttaataacactcactaataaaaacttgtcacacacacacatttagTCACAAAAAgtatagagtttttaaaataaatgaaaatattcaaataaaatagaaaatcatATCATAATATCCAGCAAAAACATATCGTccctcaaaaattttatattttgctttaattctttttaattactttccattttcaagtttttttgtttttttcttttaactttggttttttgtctttcttttttcttttcttgtttttctacttgcttttttttcttttgttaatttgtttgatatggtttttaattttttgtttatatttttttaggagacgcaaatttgatataaaatacaaaaatatttcaacattacCCCACCTAAAATttctggatccgtcactgagCAAAAGTTATCAATAATCACATATTTAgaataatgacatttttaatatgatttaaatatttttagtattcaAACAACGTTGCCTCCATTTGGTTAGTTCGACTTATTACTATTTgtcttaattgttaatttaatcaTTAGACAGAAATTGAGAGAACTACTTTagatttaagttattttttatcttaaggtttcttttttgctttgtttaattaaactatgcaaaaatgaaataaaattgattGCACATCtctttttcatatcaaaaagCACACAAAAAGCAACTAAATTAtttatgctgactcagcatgTTTGTCAAAATTGAATAGATGCTagttttttttcacataatttttttgtttttgaaaaaggaGTATATACAAGATTAAGTATATACtcctttttcaaaaacaaaaaaattatgtgatgaAAGGAGTATATACAAGATAAGAAGGTGTATCAGTTAtcccttttttatatattttaaaaataattggtttttatattttacttggggaaaataatagttttgaaaaaaaaatatttttagcttagtaattttgtctttgaaaaattaattgccccctaatattaacaaaaaaatttattatttccagTTAGGTCAATCTGAGTATCAAAAGGCATAATTAAATaaggattttaaaaatgatatatatatatatatatatattttttttttaaattttaaattttattaatggaaGACTACTAGAAACATTTTCTAAGATGGTTTTACTAATCTTTAGTTACGCATCATTTGACTTAAATCTAAAATCTTTAGTTACACTTCATTTGATACCCAGGTTGacttaattagaaaaaaagaaacttttggTAATATTAGTGGCCAATTAACTTTTCCAAAGCAAAATTACCAAGctcaaaaaacttatttttctaaattattgttttttccaAGTTTGTTACTTGATTTTTTGCCTGATTGTTACCATGGtgttataaatcattaaaaaatggaaatcaCAAGTTAAGACAGTAATTTGTAAAGCAAGTTCAATGCTAAGTTTACTTCAATATACTTTAAAgtgcttatatataaatacactttaaaatcatttacagTATTTTTACATCCACATTTTTAGTACAAGTTTGGTGTTCCTATCTGAAGCAGGATAttgataaatttgaaaaaatttaatgtaattcTAGCCTTCTTCTCATAAAATGGTATGAGTTTAGTTGCTCTATATTGAATAACTTCTTATGAAAAATGATTAACAATGATGAGTTtggcaactttaaaaaaacattggctacaAGGTGATTTAACCCAACAACACAAAATTGAACACAatctatattattaattatattgttaattgtaTTCATAAAGATGTAAAACTTATAGATGGTCTCAACAATTGTTAGCACAAGTACATTTTGAATAAAGgaaatatagatttaaatttttttgttccttgctcatttaattaaacttaaaatttatatttcattttgttaGAAATTAGCTTGATTTTATCAAATACCTTCAAAGTTCACTCACAACGAAATTTGACAGCCGCCATATtgaaactgtttaaaaaaatgaggaAAGTGATTAAAAAGCAAGAAagcagttataaaaaaagttttgaaaatttttaaaaaaaaaaaagcacaataaGGGTAGAGATATCCAAAATACTAATGAATGtcaaaaaaaggtaaataaactaaatacttCAGTCACATAGGGACACTGTGAAAAAGTGTGGCTTATTTGAATAACAAGTCACAAGAGTAAGTTTAGTTCGGTGGTGACAAAAGATGATAACTCATTTATGCACTGTCCATCATAGTATTTGTAGATAAGTAAAATTAACACCGGAAGTTGTAATTAATAGAAATATCTACATTGTTGTGacaatgatataataaaaatattaaagtttattagagGTAAAATTCATCATCCACAAACCTTCAGTGCATTGAAtggtaaattttgaaatgtgATCGTTCAGGGAAAAGATTCAAGATGCCATTTGAATTGCTAAAACTACAATTAGAGTAATATTGGATACAGGGAAATCAAAGTGTCCATACATTAACTGCTTTATAAAAGGATATGTGCTTATTATTGATTAACCTAATGTTTTAAGTTAACCAATAGTAAGCAGTTTTAACTACactagtaattattatttcttaccATTAATTATAACTATACCATTGATTGCAGTTGTTTTGTGTTTTCATCTAACAATGTTGATtggtattttaagtattttaaatatgtggGAATTTGTGTAAATTGAAAGTATTTTGATgcaaatttaatacatttatttccTTACATTACAGGTCAatgttattactttaaaaaggttgttatttctttaattattttggtTTTCTAGATCACTAGATCatcaatcattttaaatataatgaaacTGACTTTGAGAATACAGATACTTATTTGAATTACTTTTAGGTTATCCAAAAACATTTtagtgtgtgtgtatttatttattcattcatAAACagaataatttcataatatgtaaaattaatttccCTAATCTTTAAATTACCATAGTTACTACAGGTAGTTGATTGTAATAGAAGTAGTAAGTACATTATtgcagttgttgtttttatgagAGCACTAGGTAGGTATTTAGAGTAATAGTAATCAGCATACAGTTATCTTACATTCtatcatttatattaattagtatgtatcatttatattaattggtagtaatacatattaaattgcaaatgttgaaataaaacaaataatgcatttcttttttttctttttttttttagatgtgttTTTCCGCAAGGtcagtaaaattttaatattttctttgtacacattaaatattattgacAGTTTTCTAGAACTCCAGAAATTCAGGGCCAAAGTTATGTGGCtcttattgtatattatttatcataAGTGCTTTAAGTTTAAAGCCTAAGAAACCATGTGTAGGAGATTAGTTAGGAATTTAATAgttcagatatttttttattttatttgttgttgcaTAAGTGCAATAATTAAGGTTAAGGATTGATAACATGGCAGGGGTGTGCAGGTGTACTCATCACtattacattatataattaCAATTCTTAATATCACTTTATTGTGTGACTGAAGTTTAATATGTAActctgtatttatatttttatcttttacttaAGAGGAACATTATATATCAAATCATGTGTATGAGGTTAATTAGGAATTTAATGGTTCAGATATAACAAGATTAAGTTAATCATTCAAGATAAcaagttattctttttttggtAATAGTTGAAACTCTATtgtttggttatttttttacaaatactatcaatgctaataaaaatatttattaaatattatttagcttttgtaaaaaaacagtaaaaaaaagcttttatataaatttttgcattgttgaaaaattttgttatataaaaaaataacactaaaAGAAGATTTAACCTGtccaaaaaaaatcacaatatcaTGTGTGTTAAACTACGCTGACACTGGCACTGACACTCTAAGCAGTGGCAAtcaaaaacgtttaaaaaaaaattgtcacatTGTCATATGTTCTAAACTATGCAGACACTCAAACAGTTGAAAAACATTtccaattaaaaagtttaaatttaagtttctaACTGACATGTTTGTTagaataaataagatttttttttccacgCATCTTTTGCATAttcaattgaataatttaaaaaaaaaaaagtggaaaagtgttaaaaagaaatgtttttgcattttgataataataaagaatatgaaaaatattgaaagtatgactatattttctttaaccATTATATTTCTTTTCAGTACACTCAGAAAAATGCAAGAATTTTGGGTTTAACAGGTTGGGTTATGAATACTAAAGAAAACACAGTTGTTGGTGTAATACAAGGAAATGAcgaaaatgttaacaaaatgtAGATgagtataatttaatttttttttagtcttggTCATTACTGTTTTTATGAATGTTTATTGAAGTACTTGGTTTAGTCTCCTTGCttgaatctttttataattacacgGACCGAGGGCCGTGGTCGTGTGGCCACATTTGACTGTTAAGCCATTGCTTTATATGCAAATTTACAAAGTATAAGAATGTTTGTAGACAATCCATCAACCGTGacataaagtttttaagttatcTAAACTagtattgtaatttttattagtattgaattagtttttattattttcaaattacgTTAGCAAATCTTGATTAACATGATTGGTACTATTTTGGTTAAACACTTTTTGCAACCAGTTCAACAATTTcctctttatttgttttagatgagtatttaaattaaaataaggaGTTATATTTGCAATTATCGATTATTTTATTGcctttattatagttttttgatttttatagttttaaaacaaaaaagcatcatattttatgtttaaaaataagtttttttttctaggtaGGTCTTATCATTATTTGCAAGATAGAGTCTAATCTGTATTTACGTTGCTGATAAAAACTGATTGAAAGAAAACACTAAATGTAATGTAAATTATCAAGTTTGTTGtattaaactgtttatttttttatttttgttttaaggaaACAGTGGCTAACGAACGAAGGAAGcccaaaatcaaaaattgaaaagtgtGTATTTAGAGAAGAGATCGCATCATcatttaacacatttgaaattAGAAAATGAACATTTAGTGTTGCGATGACCAGAAATagttatatgtaaaaataataactatatactGTAGTTTCAGATTGTATGCAATATTGTATGCAATACATATTGCACATAATGCATGCATCTTACTTTAcatcataaaatatttgtatcccattattaaaattttaaaactatacaattactttttttcttgtaCGATTCGcgtttttgaataaatgaataagTAATTGTCGGCTATTCATCGCAAtttgaaatatgaaattaaaaaaattactatcaaGTAAAATAAACCTCGGCACGTAAACTTCGGTTCTTAAATTTTAGCGCAGCCATTTTAtcctgaactttttttttttttttgattgctttgc includes:
- the LOC101239359 gene encoding acylphosphatase-1 isoform X1, translating into MASPGNNITVFFEVFGKVQNVFFRKYTQKNARILGLTGWVMNTKENTVVGVIQGNDENVNKMKQWLTNEGSPKSKIEKCVFREEIASSFNTFEIRK